A single Triticum dicoccoides isolate Atlit2015 ecotype Zavitan chromosome 2A, WEW_v2.0, whole genome shotgun sequence DNA region contains:
- the LOC119357713 gene encoding eomesodermin homolog → MHGDQEHRLSAWPFRAAVSPSSLTGERALFDELLRAPSKEEEVDDLDAGEEPGSEATLASPGPNAGDEELPCSTLEAPSVVAAVAMAGAIAAHTAHGNIHAMTTWKKCMVIRSTGVCLQALVHVREY, encoded by the exons ATGCATGGTGATCAGGA GCACCGCCTTAGCGCGTGGCCCTTCCGTGCGGCCGTGTCACCTTCCTCCCTCACCGGTGAGCGCGCGCTGTTCGACGAGCTGCTTCGGGCgccgagcaaggaggaggaggtggacgacCTCGACGCCGGGGAGGAGCCCGGGTCGGAGGCCACCTTAGCGTCGCCAGGGCCgaacgccggcgacgaggagctgcCCTGCTCAACGCTCGAAGCGCCGTCCGTGGTCGCTGCCGTCGCCATGGCCGGCGCCATCGCCGCCCACACGGCGCACGGGAACATCCACGCCATGACGACCTGGAAGAAATGCATGGTGATCAGGAGCACTGGGGTTTGCTTGCAGGCCCTTGTGCACGTA agggagtactaa